Genomic DNA from Channa argus isolate prfri chromosome 2, Channa argus male v1.0, whole genome shotgun sequence:
CACATTTTTCCCCACAGCACACTCAAGAATTAGGATCATATGGACATTTGAAACATTCATTGTATTAATGTTGAAACAAAACCATAGGTGTAGGGTGTGTCCAGGTAGTGGCGAGTTATTCTAAAGATGGCTTCATGAAACTGACATCATTTTTactaataaatgcaaaaatacattttacttgttAATAATCCATGAATTGAAATGTATATGCTAATGATAAACAGTTTATAGGCCCAATGACCTTCCTGGTTCAACCCCCGGATTTtgtccaggcttgggactggcaccaaggtcaCACTTGATGGCCGCGCAGGGCAACACCTGGCTGGGTGAAATTTGAACTGGAGCTTTCTGTATCACAACAGTCTGCATTAATTGTCCATCTGTTGGCCCAATCTGCTGCTCCCACCAGAACCATTTGAAAAATACACAGATTAGCAAGaccacaacatgaaaacaagcAGATAGGATTTACTATGTGTTGGTTTTCATGTTGTGGTAGACAGATATCAGGGTggcaaaaatgtaatgctggctTTTATGGACAGGTGCCACAATACACAATGCAGCACATCTTGCTGTGTATGGGAATATGTAGCCACACAGATAGCCATGTGtgctatttttttgtgtttgtgggcaGTTATCAGAGGTGACAAACAACTACATcacccaaaaaaactcaaaatctCAAATTCTCAAAATCTCCTAGAGAATAAAAATGGCACATCAgtatttgatttattcatttagatTCAATTAATATCAGTATTAAGACTGTGTTTATGAATTGCTCGTGACACACTCGTCTGTCTGAACTTTACAGCTGATTGCTGATGAAGAAAGCAACCCTGATTACTGAGGACCCCTCTCATCCCCTGCACAGCTCCTTTTGAACTAAATAGACACTTTTTCCTGTTGATGTGTTAATTGTGAGAAAACGTGAAACATGCGACAGTCAGCACTGACAGAGAGGAGCATCTGTGATGTTTCTGATAAGAACCAAAGAGTTTGATTAAGTGACTTCTTAGTAACACTGTTTACACACAGAtacttatttaatttatatgttACTATACTTATCTTTTACCATCTGGGAACTTCGGGGAAGAGCAATATGTAACTAACACCCAGAAACACAActtaaacagaaacagaagagtAAAGTTTCCTGGTCTGACTTACTCCACCTGTCAAATGGCCACAACCATTGTTACAAGTTCCACAGTAGAAACTGATAAAGTATTTGATATTCTGTTTTATCATAgaaacccgattccaaaaaagttggcacactgtacaaatacactgtacaaattgtaaataaaaaaggaatgcattAATTTACAAATCctataaatttatattttattcagaatacaacATAATTGAcataacaaatgtttaaactgagaaaatgtataattttaaggGAAAAgtaagttgattttaaatttcatggcatcaacacatctcaaaaaagttgggacaaggccatgtttaccactgtgtggcatcccctcttctttttataacagtctgcaaacgtctggggactgaggagacaagttgctcaagtttaggaataggaatgttgtcccattcatGTCTAATACAGGCTTCTAATTGCTCAACTGTCTTAGGTCTCCGTTGTCCCATCTTCCTCGTTATGATgccccaaatgttttctatgggtTTAAGAGCTGGACTGCAGGCTGGACATTTCAATGACCGGATCCTTCTTCTACTCAGCCATGATGTTGtaattgatgcagtatgtggtctgGCATTGTCATTTTGGaaaatgcaaggtcttccctgaaagagaggacatctggatgggagcatatgttgttctagaACTTGGATatacctttcagcattgatggtgcctttccagatgtggaagctgcccatgccacacacacttatgcaaccccataccatcagagatgcaggcttctgaaTGGAGCGCTGATAACAACTTGGGTTGGGTCTTTAGTCCGGATGACGTGGCGTCCcagtttttcaaaaagaaagaaattttgattcgtctgaccacagaacaatttttcacttttccacagtccattttaaatgagccttggCCCAGAGAAAACACCTGTgcttctggatcatgtttagatatggcttcttttttgaccTATAGAGTTTTAGTCAGCAACAGCAAATGGCACCGTGGATTGTGTTCACCAGTAATGTTTTTTGGAAGCCTGAGCCCATGTTATCATTTCCATTACAGTAGAATTCCTGTATGTGATACAGTGCCGTCTAAAGGCCCGAAGATCACGGGCATCCGATATGGTTTTCCGGCCTTGACCCTTACGCACAGAGATTGTTCCAGATTCTcggaatcttttgatgatattatgcactgtagatgatgataacttcaaactctttgcaatttttctctTAGAAACTCCTTTCTGATATTGCTCCACTGTTAAACGCCGCAGCATTGGGGGAATTGGTGATCATCTGCCCATCTTGACTTCTGAGAGACACTGCCACTCTGAGAGGCTCTTTTTGTACCCAGTCGTGTTGCCAGTTGACCTAATAAGGTGCAAATTGGTCCTCCAGCGGTtccttatatgcacatttaacttttccgGCCTCTTATTGCTACCTGTCCCAAATTTTTGGGAATGTGTAGctctcatgaaatccaaaatgagccaataattGGCAAGGCATTTCAATATTTCTTACctttaacatttgatatgttatctATATTGTgttgggaataaaataaaagtttatgagatttgtaaattattgcattccttttttatttacaatttgtacagtgtgccaacttttttgaaatcaGGTTTGTATTATATCTGTGTTTTGGGATTACATAAACCTATAGCAGCACATTCAGTTAGTGTAATTTGCTCAGTGTTATAGTAAACGACCCTTATATAGATCTACAGGATCATCTGCATTCTCAATCTTTAGTCCTTCTAGTCCACAGTCAATTCCAGGTATTGTGAGATTTCACAATGCAATAGTGTCAGTTAATAGTGTCAGATGTTTTTAGTCATTGGGCCAAATCTGTGTGTCTAGTTGTTGAAGGACCTCATACTGTACATGGAACCATTACGTCTGTCTCCATATTGACAAACAAGTGATACAAAGGAGGCAAAACTGTTTTATAGTATTTAAGAAGTTGGACCTATAAGAAAAAGTCTGATCCATACCTCAGTAGATGCAGTAGCGTCTGTAAAGTAAATTTTCCCCCGCACAGTAGATGGCGCTAATGACACAAACTTTGGAAGCCAACGCGCCTAAACGTAGAGCGGAACaaggggaagaagaagaaagtatTATTCCGGCTAAAAGCGTGTTTGTAATAACGCGCGTTCaaggaatttcttttttttaagtaacatAATTTCTTGCCTTCGAAATGGTGAAACTATCTGCGGAACTGATTGAGCAGGCTGCTCAATATACGAACccagtgagagacagagaattgGATTTACGAGGTTAGTAAAGGTCTCTTCAGCAGTTCGTAGTGTGTGTGCTACGTCAGTTAGCCAGTTTAAGTAGCTCGGGCTAAATCCAGGCCTCAAGCCGCACTCAGCCAAAAAGCTGGAagtgaaatgttgtttttattctctgttctaaaaatcaaaatgtatttgatgtttGCCTGAGAtactttatgtttgtgtttttattttttttttttatcgtgcCGCTGTTAGCTATATTATGCCGTTGTGTAAAGTCTGAAATTTACATGAGGATGTTTTTCACCCTTAGTTTATATttagtgtatatatacataatgagtgtatgtatgtatgtatgaatgtatatgttatattatataatgtgtATATGTGAGAGCAAAAGAGAGTTTTGTTCTCGAAATATTACCTATTttcctccaaaaaaaaaaaaatggcagtcTGTAAACAGAATTGTTAAAATCTCTTTAGCATAATTGGAATTGGAATCAgaatcaataaaattaaaactatatCCAACAGTAGTAGCCATAGCTCATTATGGTAGACTGTATAAAAATGACTGTAAATCATGGTATTCTTGTCATATTTCATCTGTAGAGCTAAAACTGTAACTTattgtttcttattttacagGTTATAAAATCCCAGTTGTTGAGAATCTTGGAGCTACTCTGGACCAGTTTGACACAATTGAGCTTTCTGATAATGAAATCAGGAAACTGGATGGCTTCCCTCTGCttaaaagactgaaaacattgctaatgaacaacaacagaattTGGTAATTCACTCAGTGCTGGTTTAATGGCAATTGAAATTTTAGATGTTTCACAACTTTTGTAAATTCGGGTGACTCCCCACTGAGTTACAGCTGAAAAAGCTTCTAAAAAAACGGTTACTTAATccattaatgtatattttgatcttgtgtttgtgttaagctaaataattatttcaaattatttgttCCCACAAATTCCGCATTTCTTTACATCAGTCTCATTACTAAGTACATGGCCGCATGCTTATAaccttttaaatttaatatttttttaattttttttttttttccagtcgcATTGGTGAGAATCTGGAGCGATCTCTGCCAAACCTGACAGAGCTGATTCTCACAAGTAACAATATAATGGAGCTGGTGAGTACATTTCAGCAGAGGATACTACAACAGAACCATGTGAATTTTACCAATAATGGGGGAGTACCAAGTTTTTTTCACTCAGTAGGGAAAATATTATTAggaacaaaatagaaaaactacaaatgtgCACTTAGTATCAAAGTGATTTAAAGCATTAAGTAacgtttaaaaatatttttaaatagaaatatgatTTACACTGTGTCTTAATGTGGAGGTgcaacactggcagcagtgcagggaTATTCCTTTCTACGGGTTTTTGAGCAAGGCTCCTTTTTGTAAGCaatcagagaaaaagaaacccTGTGGCACAGCATCAGCATTTGATGCTTTGAGTGGTTTActctttcacacatgaactCCAGTGTCCAGAGTTGTGttttacacacagagagatagTCTAAGTCAGAAGTGTCtcataaaacttaattttagtGAGAGGCCAGAATGTACAGGAGGCAAAACATGATAGAAAAATTAGGCTGccggaaacagtgttttgtttgtttacagcacatctgaACCTGAACGAAAACTGGCAGAAACATTGTCACAAACATCCTGCCCACAATTCCATACCGAGCAGTACGCTGCATGCATGACTCACTTACATAGTAAGGACTTTGTATTAAGGGGCTTGCAGGACACAGCCTGCCATATGTTAAAGAGGCtacattgtagctttaagattCACTTAAACACATaagtttaaggtttttttttttttttttttctagatttATCATTTGGTTTAACAGATTTTACACATTCTGTTTTACACCTCTAGATAGGTGCCCTTTACTAGTGAATCACCTCTGGGTCTAAATTTAATGTGACTTTACTGGTTCTTCAGAAACTTCTGTTTAACCaggatgtgtttattttttcttttctctattcATCATGTGTAGGGTGACTTGGACCCACTGGCCTCAGTGAAGACATTGACTCTTCTTAGGTATGAATCATCAATACTCAGATAACTTGGATATTAAACCGTCTTGTGTGCCACtaaattatgattttatatGTAACAATCACTGAATTTCCAGCTTGTTAAGGAATCCAGTGACAAACAAGAAGCATTACAGACTCTATGTCATCAACAAAATTCCACAGATCCGGGTGCTTGACTTCCAGAAGGTAAAACTCAAGGTATGTTCCAAGCAGGTAGTGTAAATTCTATGTGTTAACATGGGACATGTGACTATTGACCAGTTTTGAGTTACTCTGTACGGTAATTTACAGTTTAACTTTTGGGCAATGTGGTGGGTATTAAGTGTCCTACAGGGTCTTAGGCTTTTCTATCCTTGAGTTGAATGTCCATAGAAGTTGTGGTGTATTATGCTTTTTCCTTCCTGGCCTTGTCCACCCTTGGATAAAAGTTCAGTCTGTAATTTAACAGTGTGATATTATCATCTTAGGAGCGCCAGGAGGCAGAGAAAATGTTCAAGGGCAAGCGAGGTGCTCAACTTGCAAAGGATATTGCCAAGAGAACAAAGACGTAAGATAAAATGTCCATGTCCAGCAGCAGGTCCTCAGAATCACTAGATCTGGGCCGATGCCAAAAATTAAGTGTCAGGTCCCACAATATACATTGTATTTGTGTACATCAGGAAAGAATTTAAACCCTGCACAGACAAGGAATTCATTAGCAAAAATATCTGGGCTGTAATCCAAAAGATTATCACTCAATTCTTGTAAAAGCAAATTATGttattgtaatgtgtttttaaaaagacatacaCTGCTACTTATTTAAAACTAGAAACATCCAGTGCAGTGTTGCTCAGGACTGCTGTCGTTGGACAATGTGTCAGTTTATTTGACTTAAGAAAAGATACTACACATGGCTCAATTTGCTCAAAGGTCAGAGAAgttctgtgtgttcatgttgtcTAAAAAAGGTGTTTCTTTCAGATTTATACCTGGAGTTCCAGCACAGCttgagaagaaaaagacagggCCATCTCAAGCAGAAGTTGAAGCCATTAAGGTGCTGGTTGTTTTGAGagctttacttattttttttaacttgctgTCATCTAAAATGTGACATGAATGGAAGAAACCCCTatagtgatttctggaagtttttGGATCCCttcacatttttgtacattttactttgtgACTTTGGCCCACAAAGCGGTGGCTCattaaaacaatgtgaaacaGTGGCTGGGACTTTGTCCACAGAGCGTGTAGGTTCTATGTTTAAACCTTTTTGGAAACGAGTTTCAAACACACTAAAGGAGGACACAGAAGGGCAACACCCTAAGATGGCACAATCTTACAGTTACTGAAACAGTAAAATTGTAACCTGGCTTCTTGAATGTGTCAGTAGGGCTGTGCGATTATGACTAAATCTATGGTTTTATGATAGACATCAGTCTTgtattcaacttttattttgttgcaaatTACCAATTTTGGCAGATCCTTTTATCATTTCTTTGAGACAATATAACACAACTACCTATGGAagtgaatataaatataaatgtgaccGAACAGGTCAATTCAGAACAGGGGAACAGTCATCTAAAAAAGCTGGCATTGTTCGTAGACAGTTTCCTTCCCATAATAGTTTGTTCAATAGGCCATTTCCTAATGCTTTAagtcatttaaatgtatgtcGGCAGAATTCAAGCAGACTGTGACTTCTATCTATGCACCTATCCACTCTACCATGACTGCTCTGGATCACCACTCACTAGACTTAACTCAAGAATGTAAGAAAACAGGATGCATGTGGCCACAATTTGGAATCGCATGTTTAAAGGGTGTGAATACTGGGGCAAATTTGGACAGATTTCTAAATATGCTTTGAGTTTCTGTTACTGCATAAATATTGATATAGGGAAATTAATTACAATGACCtgtgcaaaaagtgaagaaagttgaattgtaaatatatttttatcattaaagTTTTTGGTAATAATCTTGAACACTTTTATACATCACAAGTACAGAGGTCATGAGGTTCAGTAATGTACTAAAATAACCAGATTTAAAATTCAGATTTGTGGCAGTGGACTTGCAGATTTAAAGGGAATGGGAGTAGAATCTGTTATACCACATCAACTAATGTTAACAAGATTGTATTTCCATTTCAGAATGCCATAGCTAATGCTTCATCATTGGCAGAGGTGGAGAGGCTGAAAGGCATGTTGCAGGCTGGTCAGATCCCGGGCCGAGACCTCAGACAAGGTCAGTGCTAAACAAATGCTACAACAGAATCTGACTAATAGTTTAGAACcatattgtttaattttgtcaGTTCCTCACGTGGTGTAATTCAGAATTTGTGGGAAAACTGTGACCTCAGGAAGTACTATTGCTAGTATCAATAAGGAGTTtcgacaaaaacaaaaatcagttcACATCACTCAGCCCAGTACATGGACAAATTCAGACTTTTTAACTGTAGACACTTGTTATACTTTGATAGATAATTTAGATGCATGAATATATTGATTTGTAACATTAGTTCCAGCTGCaatggtggaggaggaagaagaagaagagggtgCCACTGTACAGATGAATGCACATATGGGTGAAGATCCTGGAGAGCAGATGGATGAGGGACATcaagaggatgatgaagataTGGATAAAGAATCCCATGTTAATGGCTCCTgagttttgttgtctttttttatgttgttaattATTGTGTTGGACTTTCACCAGGTctgttatattttgtaaaatcatacattaaactgattttttttttttaattgctatGAGTGTGTTTGCTTAATTAAAGCAGCAGACATTTTCTGCTGAATGGCAaccatctgttttttcttcattaatatATTTCATTCATAGACCCCCAGTGACATGGTTCACAAAATACTTGGACAGTTGTTTAGCTGTTCCGCTGACATGTATATCTTATTTCCCGTCCTTTCGTACATTACATCAATTATTTGGCATCTTTTTCCTCAAACGAAGGCACTGGTAAGCTCAGGAATGACAAAAGGGTTGATAAACAAATTTTACTAtggtaacaaaacaaaacaaaactgctgtCAAATCAACACCTTCAGGGAGGTAGGTGTGTCTGTCAATGTCAACAATCAAGAGGTCAATTCAGAACTAATGCCTCACACTGCCTACCCTCATCACATTCTCCAGGCCTGTGTCaactttgaaatctttgcagTCCACTACACCTGCCACAGGAGCTGCTAATCCAGTTCTACATTTATATCACGGGGTCTGTCCTGTGCTCCTACATCAGAGTGTGGTTTGGAGCAGCCACCAAACGGTACAAGAACAGACAACAATCATTGTTGCTCCCCAGGACATCGAGAGCTGGAAAGTAGGCAAAGAAACCCCCCACTGACCCCTCTCACCCTGGACACAACCTCCTCCAGTTTCTCCCCTCAGGTCATTAGTCATTAACAGCTGACCTTGTACTTACTAATACATTTGTGCTATACATGCTACTGTATACATTGGACTTGTTTTTCCCTTATGTGCTATTTCTCATTTCATATTGTCTGTATTGTTACTGAAAggacttgattttattttttattttaattttgatttgtattttaaaatgtgtatattaaTTCTACAAATGCTTGGTAAATGGGGGACCACACCAAGTGAACTGCCACAGGGACTAACTTGTTAGCCCTCTTGTTTTCCAGAACTGGACTAATGAGGTTACTCCTAGTTTCGActcttttattgatttttagttttaagtattttttgtttgtcatgtcTTAAGTTTTAGTTtagaatattttgtatttgaattttGTTAAGGGTTCCTAAACAAAAAGGGATATAGTATAACTAACAAAGATGTTTGATCATTTGAAAGATTTGACTGTATAAGCGGtaattaaaatgactaaaaggAAATgttaactaaaagaaaaaaaagacaaaagagaaacaaaaaagcttaaaagctATATTGTTCATAATTTTTTTGAGTAGACCCTGCGGAAATCAATGTAGGCTGTGTGTTTACAATATTGTATTGTaataaattactttactttacacAATTCTTCAAAAGTTCCTCCATCTCGTAACCCAGTCACCAGAGCGTCACATCCCTGAGCTTGGTGGTGCATTcaagtcatatttaaaaaatgagctTTTGTACGTAAATAAACACTTCGTTACTGGTTGATATTTGAAACAGTTTTCGTGATGAATAGAATTATGGCTTTATTGCAGCCGTATACAACCAAATACCAAActtattttattagttaatatacagtactgttACAAGTTTACAAACTAAAGATGTATATTTCAGAATAAATGGGTTTAGTTTTCCTTGAATGCGGCACCAATGCGAACAAATGAGCGTGGTTAACGTGCCTCATCAACTTCCGGGAAAACAACGTGAGTAAAGCACGTCCATGTGTCTTACAAATGAGCTTAATTGGACAGTAATGTTGAATTCAAATCACCAAAGCAGCGTTGTACGTAACAGTTATGTTGTTGTCAAGACTTAGAAGCGAAGCAGactcttgttcttttttctggGGCAATCTCAGATAAAGCTAGCCACGGGATTAGCATGTCACCTGTCACCATGTACACACAGATCAGTGCACCTCATCTCCAGTCTAGTTTGGTTTGTGTT
This window encodes:
- the snrpa1 gene encoding U2 small nuclear ribonucleoprotein A' — its product is MVKLSAELIEQAAQYTNPVRDRELDLRGYKIPVVENLGATLDQFDTIELSDNEIRKLDGFPLLKRLKTLLMNNNRICRIGENLERSLPNLTELILTSNNIMELGDLDPLASVKTLTLLSLLRNPVTNKKHYRLYVINKIPQIRVLDFQKVKLKERQEAEKMFKGKRGAQLAKDIAKRTKTFIPGVPAQLEKKKTGPSQAEVEAIKNAIANASSLAEVERLKGMLQAGQIPGRDLRQVPAAMVEEEEEEEGATVQMNAHMGEDPGEQMDEGHQEDDEDMDKESHVNGS